The DNA region GGTTTTCCTACATGGAGGAACAAGCCCGCCGGCGAGGGAAAAGGCTTGAGAACATGACTCTGGAGGAAATGGATGCCCTTTGGGAAGAAGCCAAGCGAAATCAGGGATTCAGCACAAAAAATTCCCATAAAATATTGGTTTGAAAGCAGGAGATTGTTATAAATTGGCGAATATTGCTAAACGAAAACTAATTTTTACAGGAGGGATTGAGTTGAACAAAACAGAACTTGTCAGCAGCGTTGCAGAAAAAACCGATCTAACTAAAAAAGATGCAGAAAAAGTGGTTAATGCAGTTTTAGGGAGTATCGAAGAAGCGCTCTCCAGAGGTGAAAAGGTACAATTGGTTGGTTTTGGTACCTTCGAAGTTAGGGATAGAGCTGCACGTACCGGCCGCAATCCTCAGACTGGTGAAGAAATTCAAATACCCGCCACACGGGTTCCTGTCTTTAAGGCTGGTAAAGCTTTAAAAGAAGCTGTGGCCAAGTGAAATATAGGAAAATTAAAGTGCGGAAGTCGGGTTCGTATTTAGCGAACCTGATTTTTTTCTT from Calderihabitans maritimus includes:
- a CDS encoding HU family DNA-binding protein codes for the protein MNKTELVSSVAEKTDLTKKDAEKVVNAVLGSIEEALSRGEKVQLVGFGTFEVRDRAARTGRNPQTGEEIQIPATRVPVFKAGKALKEAVAK